In Nocardia sp. NBC_01327, the genomic stretch CGCGGAACGCCAGCGCGCCAATGCCAAAGATAGTGCAGCCAGCAGCGCATCCTCCACACCGCATCGATAGGTCGAAGCCATTCGCCCGGCCAGTGCGGCCGAGGCGACGCCGGGTATCTCGACCTCGACCCGTCCCGCAACCCCGTACGTATCGACCTCCGGGTCCAGCCGGCGCGTACCGAGTAGTGGATCCGTCGCCAATACCGCACGCCAGTAATCGAATTCGCACGCGGGCCACTCACCGACAGCGCGGGGTGCATCGCCCGCGGAGAGTGTTCGCCCGTAGGCCGGTTCGGCCTCTCCGTCGACAGGTCCCGCCGAGGCCGCCACATCCCCCGGCATGAGGAGAGCACGGAGGGCGTGTGCCCAGGTGCGCACGGAAGTTCCGGTTTCCTGCAGGGTGGGGGTGGTGCCCGCCGAGGCTTGGGTCCAGGCGGACATGAGGTCGGGGAGCAGGATGCGCCAGGAGACCGCATCGCAGGCCAGGTGGTGGATTGCGATGAGTAGGCGGCCGTGGCCGGCTGGACCCGGATCCAGCCAGGTGAAGGCGGTCATGGCGCCGCCGCGGGGATTCAGGCGGGCGACAGTCGCTTCGAGTTCGCGGTCGATGTCGTCGGTGGCGGCAATCCTGGTCAGCAGGTCCGCGGCGTCGACGCGGTGGGGCGGCGGGACCTCCAGTTGGATACCGGAGGCGGTGTCGACGACGCGGGCACGGAGCATGTCGTGGCGGTCGAGCAGGGCTTGCAGGGTGTGGGTGAGGGCTTCGGGTTCGATGCCGCCGGGGAGTCGGACCACCATGGACTGGGCGAAGCGCTCCCAGCCGGGGCGGGCCAGCAGCCAGGCGGCGACCGGGGTGAGCGGGAGCCGGCCGAGGCCGCCGCCGGGGAGTTCCGGGAGCTGTTCGGTGCGGTCCGCGATCTGGGAGACCACGGCGGCCAGGGCGGCCGGGGTGCGGTGCTCGAAAACCTCACGCGCGGAGAAGACCAGACCGGCGGCGCGGGCGCGAGAGACCAGGGTGATGGCCATGATCGAATCGCCGCCGAGGGCGAAGAAGGACGTGTGCGGGCCGATGTCGGAGGCGCCGAGGATCTCCGCGTAGAGGGTGCAGAGGATGCGCTCGGTATCGCTCACGGGTTCGCGCTGCAGGACCGGCTGTGCGACAACGGGTTCGGGGAGGGCGCGGCGGTCCACCTTGCCATTGGCGGTCAGGGGGAGCGCACCCAGCACCGTGACGGTGGCGGGCACCATGTACGGCGGCAGCCGGCGCGAGACATGATCGAGCAGGTCGGCTTCGGTGACCGTCGCCCCGGAATGCGGTACGACATAGGCCGCCAGCAGAGTGCCGCCGCTCGGTGCGGGACGTGCGACGGTGACCGCGATCTCCACTGCCGCATGCGTATCCAGTGCGGCGTCGATCTCGCCGAGCTCGATGCGCATACCGCGCAACTTGATCTGGAAGTCGGCGCGGCCGACGTACTCCAGAATCACCTGCGCTCCGCCGGTAGCCTGCGTGCCACCGGCCTTCCCGCGCACCACAGCGGTCCAGCGCACCAGATCTCCGGTGCGATACATCCGACTGCCGGGGAGGCCCACGGGTGCGGGGACAAAACGTTCCGCTGTCAATCCCGGGTGGCCGACATAGCCGCGAGCGACCCCCGGACCGGTCACGTACAGTTCGCCCGCGACGCCGATCGGCACCGGACGCAGCCAGCGATCCAGCACCAGCATCCCCGCACCGGGCACCGGGTCACCCAGCCCCGAATTCCGGCCGGACACCAGGCCTTCGGTATAGGTGACGGCCACCGTCGTCTCGCTCGGACCGTACGAGTTCAGGAGATCGCGGCCGATCCCGAAGCGCGCCACGATATCCGGCGGCGTGGGTTCGCCGCCCGAGGACACCGCACGCACCCCGTCCAGCGCATCCGGTTCCAGCGTGGACAGCACCGCCGGGGTGGAGCAGACCTGGGTGATCCCGTACTCACGCACCAGCGCGGCCAGCTCGGCACCGAGAACCGGATCCGCCTCGGCCACAACGAGTGTGGCGCCCGCGGCGAAGGCCATCAGCCACTCCAGGACAGCGGCATCGAAGCTCGGGTTCAGACATTGCAGCACCCGCGAGCCCGGAGCCACTCGATACGAATCCACTACTGCGGCAGCCAGACCCGCGAGACCGGCGTGGGTCACCACAACCCCCTTGGGCACACCCGTGGAACCGGAGGTGAAGACGATGTAGGCCGGGTTCGACAGCCTCGAAGGACGCGGCAGGTCGGTGGCGTCCAGCGGCTCGGAGGACAGCTCGGCCCAGGCCGTTCCGGACAGCAGATCGTCGAGGGCGATCCACCGCACCGCATCCGGAAGATCGGCGACCTCCCCGATGGTCAGCCCCACCCGGGCTCCGCATTCGGCGGCAATGCGCGCGACACGATCACCGGGCATCGCGGTGCCGAGCGGCACGAAGGCAGCTCCGGTCTTGGCCACCGCCCACAGCGCGACCACCGCCTCGACGGAGCGTGGAAGCGCCAGCAGCACAGCCGATTCCGGACCGATCAGATCCGAGAACCCAGGACTCCGCAGCAGCCTGCGGGCCAGCCGATTCGACTGTTCATCCACTTCGCCGTAGGTCAGCGACCGACCACCGCCGACAACTGCCACCGCATCACGGCCCGCACGCCGCAGTCCCGCGCGCAGAATCTCCGGCAGCAGTTGCGGTTCCGGCGCCTGCACACCCTGGGCACCCGCGAGAACCCCCTGCTCGTCCGTGGTGCAGTACGCCAACTCCGCCAGCGGCGTATCCACCTCCGCCGCGAGCAATGAATCCAACAGCGTCAAGAACCGCCGATGATGCCGTCCCAGCGAATCCTCGTCATACAGCCGGGGATTCGCCGCGAAGTCGACATGAATAGGCGCACCCGCACCGTGCTGATAGAAGTTGACGAACAAATCCTCGATCGGCCCGGACGTCAGCACATGCAGACTCGACCGCACCCCCGCGAAGTCGATCCCCGCCGGAAACAGCATGATATTGATTACCGGCCCGACAAACCCCCGCCCAAGCTCCGGCTGCCCCTCGGCACCCGACTGGGCCGCCCGATCCCCCGCGGCCCCGTGCTCAGCCACCCCCGACTGGGCCGCCCGATCCCCCGCGGCCCCGTGCTCAGCCACCCCCGACTGGGCCGTCCGATCCCCCGCGGCCCCGTGCTCTGCCACCCCCGACTGGGCCGTCCGATCCCCCGCGGCCCCGTGCTCAGCCGCACCCGACTCGGCCGCCCGATCCCCCGCAGCCCCGTGCTCAACCACCCCCGACGCGGCAGCGCTGCGCCCGGCAGCACCCGGCTCCGCAGCACCCCAGTGCATATCTTCGGCGCGGAATCGCTGATGCCGCAGGGCGCCCGAGGCGGCGACACGGACCGCGTCCAGGACTTCGCCGACTCGGCCGGTGCGCGGCACCCGCACCCGTAGCGGCACCACATTGGCGATCATGCCGCCGGAGCGGCGGAGCAGCGCGGTGGTTCGGCCGGAGACCGGCAGGCTCAGTACGACGTCTTCGGTGGCGGTGAGGCGGGCGTAGTACAGCGCGACCGCTGCCATCACGACCATGGCCGAGCTGGCGTCGAAGCGATGGGCGGCGTTCTCCAGGCGGGTGGCGGTGCCCTCCCCCAGTTGTGCGCGGGCTTCCCGTCCCAGGGCGCAGGCGGGAGCCGTGGCGGATACCAGGCTGCAGCGCTGTGGCATGCCGGCGGTCACCTCGCGCCAGTACTGTTCGTCGGCCGTGAATCGGCTCGACTCCCGGTACGTCATTTCGGCCTCGTGCACCGCGAGCAATGAGGCGGCGGTTCCGGCGGCAGCGGGCTCGTGGCGGACGGCGGCGTTGTAGAGCTCGGCGACGCGGTACAGCATGGTTACCGAACCGAATCCGTCGATGAGAATGTGGTGGGCGCGGGTGAACCACAGGTGGTGGTCGTCGCCGACCCGGATCACCGTGGAGATTCCGGCGCGGGCGCCGAGCAGATCGATGGGCGCGGCGACATCGGCGCGCATCCACTCCAGTGCGGCCGCAATCGGTTCCGGTTTGTCTCGGAAGTCCAGAAATCCCACCGCGGGCGCCAGACCGGGATCCACCACCTGATACGGCCGATCGTCGATCTCGGCCAGACGCAGTACGCCGGAACCGAATTCGCGCCCGGCGACCAGTGCGGCGCTACGCAGCGCCGCGAGATCCAGTGGCCCCCGCATCTCTATGTACTGGGCCTCGGACAGTGGCACGCTCGGATCCAGTTGCTGCGCATACCACATGCCGAGTTGCGCGGGAGAGAGCGGAAAAACCGTGGCGGTCTGTTCCGCCGTTGATTCGCGCGTCATAACGCCTCATCGAGTCGAACTCCGTCATGAAAGAGACTGGGCGTCTTGCGGCTGTTCGCGATAAGCCGGAACCCAGTTGTCGGGGCGAGCTGTCAACCGCCCCACCATGACTGCGCGCACATGTGCGGGCAGCCCAGGTGCGAACTTGCGCACGTAAGCATTCATCCATTCCGGTCGGTCCAAGAGGAATGGGAAATCTGTTGTCATCATGGATCGGACGACCAACATAGGCATGGGCGCGTCCAAAGGCCGAAAGTCCTTGTTCCACAGGCCCGGTTGATCACATCCCGGGTAGAATTGGCCGAGCATCGCACCGCGTTCGACGAATCTGGTCTTGAATTCCACGTGCATCTCGTCGATCAGCGACAAGTCGGTCAGATTCGGGAACACGGTTATCAACGCGCGCAAGACCGATGTGGAGTTGCCGTTCCCTGTCGGCAATTCGGGATAAACCTCGAGTGCGTCCTCGATAATGGCGTGCAGCCATAGCGGCTGCGGCTCCGCGGCGGGGACCTGTGCGAGCCACAGCAGGTCCCGCCGCATGGACGGTCGTACATACGGGCATACGGGCCCGTCTCTTCCCAGGTCTTCGCTGGGTTGGGTCAGAAAGGATTCAGCCCAAGATCGAAACGCCGCCACTGTAGACCTGGCGGCAGGACAAGATGATCCGGAATCCCCCAATGAGACCCATTGCAGCCCCGAGCGGGGCCCGATTACACGCTCGCTCATGACTCACCTCGGCAGATCGAGCACAGCGGCAGACGCCGTTGCCCCATACATATAAATATGCACCGATGCCGAGCCGTTAACACGAGTAGTGCGATACCTGAATTATTAATCAGCGCCCCAATTTTCAGGGGCAACCGAATAAAGAAAAGACCGGTCAGGCATTGACCGGTCTTCTCGGAGTGTCTGGGGTCAGGCGCCGATGAGGCGTGCTGCCAGGTAACCCTCTACTTGATCGAGAGCAATTCGCTCCTGCGCCATGGAATCACGCTCACGCACGGTGACGGCGTGATCCTCGAGCGTATCGAAGTCCACCGTGATGCAGAACGGCGTACCGACCTCGTCCTGACGGCGATAACGGCGGCCGATGGCGCCGGCATCATCGAACTCGACATTCCAGTTCTTACGCAACTGAGTAGCGAGATCCTTGGCCTTCGGCGAAAGATCCGCATTGCGCGAGAGCGGCAGCACCGCGGCCTTGACCGGAGCCAGACGACGATCCAGGCGCAGCGTGGTGCGATCCTCCAGCCCGCCCTTGGCGGTCGGAACCTGCTCCACGTGATAGGCGTCCACCAGGAAGGCCATCAGCGAACGGGTAAGACCGGCCGCCGGCTCGATCACATACGGCGTGTAGCGCTCGCCGGTGGTCTGATCGAAGTAGCTCAGGTCCTGCCCCGAATGCTCGGAGTGGGTCTTCAGGTCGAAGTCGGTGCGGTTGGCGACACCCTCGAGCTCGCCCCACTCACTGCCCTGGAAGCGGAAGCGGTACTCGATATCCACCGTGCGGGTGGAGTAGTGCGAGAGCTTCTCCTTCGGGTGCTCGTACAGCCGCAGGTTCTCCGGATCGATGCCCAGATCCGTGTACCAGGCCAGGCGCGTATCGATCCAGTACTGGTGCCACTGCTCGTCCTCGCCCGGCTTGACGAAGAACTCCATCTCCATCTGCTCGAACTCGCGCGTGCGGAAGATGAAGTTGCCGGGGGAGATCTCGTTGCGGAAGCTCTTGCCCATCTGGGCGATACCGAACGGCGGCTTCTTGCGCGCGGTGGTCTCGACGTTCTTGTAATTGACGAAGATGCCCTGCGCGGTCTCCGGGCGCAGGTAGTGCATGCCGTCTTCGGTCTCGACCGGGCCGAGGTAGGTCTTGAGCATCATGTTGAAATCGCGCGGCTCGGTCCACTTGCCGACGGTGCCGCAGTCGGGGCACACGATGAGTTCCATGGACACCGAATCCGGATCCTCGATGCCCTTGTGCTTCTCGGCGTACGCCTCCTGCAGGTGATCCTGACGATGCCGCTTATGGCAGTTCAGGCATTCCACCAGCGGATCGTTGAACACCGCGACGTGACCGGAGGCCACCCACACCTGGCGGGGCAGGATGATCGACGAGTCGAGGCCGACCACATCCTCGCGGCTGGTGACCATCGACCGCCACCACTGCCGCTTGATGTTCTCCTTGAGCTCGACTCCCAGCGGGCCGTAATCCCACGCCGATTTGGTGCCGCCGTAGATCTCACCGCTCGGGTACACGAGACCCCGGCGCTTGGCGAGGTTGGCGACGGTGTCCACCTTCGACTTGGGTGCCACTGAAGAAATCTCCATCCGGTCCGGAAAACTACAAGGGACGTCCTCAAGCCTATCGGTACCGGGCTAGCCAATTTACGCCCACTCCCACCCCTCCGGCCGCGCCCCGCACACCCTCTCGCGCGCGCGCCGGATTCAGGTCTCACGCCCGTGTCAGCGCGTCGCGTTTGACATGCATATGCTTGCATATAAGAATGGCATCGGTTTCCAATAAGGAGTTGGTTCGATGACCACGGACAGCGGTGCCCCTCTGCGGCGCTCCCGCGTCGCGACCGAGGCACCAGCCGCGATTCCGCACGACCCGTACCCGTACCGGTCGCCCATGCCGCCGATCGTGCCCTCGCGCACCATCCTGGACTCGGCCGGCGAGCTGCTGCGCGCGCTGGCCGCACCGGTGCGCATCGCCATCGTGCTGCAGCTGCGGGAGTCGCCGCGCTGCGTGCACGAGCTGGTCGATACGCTCGGCGTGACCCAGCCGCTGATCAGCCAGCATCTGCGGATCCTCAAGTCCGCGGGCGTGGTGCGCGGTGAACGCACCGGGCGCGAAGTGATCTACGAACTGGTCGACGAGCATCTGGCGCACATCGTCATCGATGCCGTCGCACATGCCGAGGAAGGGTGATCGTGGGAACAACCGAGAAGACGGTCGGTGTCCGCAGCACTCGCCAGCGCAGCGCCATCGCCGCCCTGCTCACCGATATCGACGAATTCCGCTCCGCCCAGGAACTGCACGATGAGCTGCGCCGCCGCGGCGAGGGCATCGGGCTGACCACCGTCTACCGCACGCTGCAATCGCTGGCCGAGGCCGGGCTGGTCGACGTATTGCGTACCGACTCAGGCGAATCGGTGTACCGGCAGTGCTCCACCGGGCATCACCACCACCTGGTCTGCCGCAGCTGCGGGAGCACCGTCGAGGTCGAGGGCCCGACCGTCGAGGCCTGGGCGGACTCCGTCGCCGCCGAACACGGGTTCACCGATATCAGCCACACCATGGAGATTTTCGGCACCTGCCGAAACTGCTCCAGCCGCAACAGCTGACGCCCGAAACCGCTCGATGTCCGAGGTTCGGGACAACCCGGACATCGAGCTGTCATCTTGTTGCGAACGGATATTCGTTTTAGTTTTGGGTCCATGCCCAGAGTCAGCGAAGAACACCTCGAACGACGCAGACTGCAAATCCTCGACGCCGCGCAAATGTGCTTCGCCCGCAAGGGAATTCACACCACCACCATGCAGGACGTGTTCGCCGAATCCGGCCTCTCCGCAGGTGCGGTGTACCGCTACTTCAAATCCAAGGACGACCTCATCGCGGCCCTCACCAGCGAGGCGACCGTCGATCTGCGCGCCGCTCTGAGTGAAGCCGTCTACAGCGATCCGCTGCCCACACCGGCGGAACTGGTTCGCTCCATTACCGAAACCATCGTCCGCCTCAGTGGGGCGAGCGGGCCCGTGCGCGTCATTCCGCAGGCGTGGGCGCTGGCCCTGACCGACGCCAATATCGGCGACTATGTCCGCACCAGCATCAGCGGTATCCGGCGGCTGTGGATCGACTACGCCATTCGCATGCGCGATATCGGCTGGCTGCCGATCGATGCCGATACCGATGCGGTGGGAAAGGCCTTCCTCGGGCTGCTTCCCGGGTTCATACTGCAGCACCTGATCCTGGGCGATACCGATCCCGAATCCTTCAGCCGCGGTGTGGCACAGCTGCTGCCCGCCTACGGGCCGATCAGCGCCGTCGCCGAAATCTCGCCCAACTGAACAGGATTCAGGGCAGTACCAAACCCTGCCGGGCGCGGCCCGCGCCCGAGAGCACCAGCAGCAGCATGGTGGCGAGCGCCTCATCCTCCAACCCGACAGCCGGGAAGGTGTAGCGCAGGATGATGTCGGCCAGCCTGTCGTGGCCGACGATGGTGATCGAGCCGAACTGCAGGGCGGCATTGCGCTCGGCAACTCGCTTGTGCAACTGCGGTTTCAGCGGGCGATCCCAGGCCAGCACACAGGTCAGGGTCAGCACGTCCAGGCCGGGGGCCAGGTTCACGCCGCGCAGGGAGCACAGCGAGCCGTCGAATTCGAAACCGAGGCCGCCGCCCTCCTCGACGCGGACGTGCACCTCGTAGCGGGCCAGTGCGACACCGGCGCGCGCCTGCAGGTCCTCGGCCGGGGACAGTTCGTCGCTCACTTCGCGCCACCGAAACGGCGGTCGCGCTTGGCGTACTCCAGGCACGCGGCCCAGAGATTGCGGCGGTCGAAATCGGGGAAAAGTGTTTCCTGGAACACGAATTCGGCGTACGCCGACTGCCACATGAGGAAGTTCGAGGTGCGGAACTCACCCGACGGGCGCAGGAACAGATCCACATCCGGCATATCCGGCTCGTCCAGGTAACGGGCCACCGTCGCCTCGTTCACCTTCTCCGGATCGATCTCGCCCCGTGCCACCCGGCGCGCGATTTCCCTTGCGGCATCAGCGATCTCGGCACGGCCGCCGTAGTTGACGCACATGGTCAGGGTCATCACCGTATTGTCCTGGGTGAGCTCTTCGGCGACCTCGAGCTCCTTGATCACGCTGCGCCACAGGCGCGGTCGCCGCCCCGCCCAGCGCACCCGCACACCCATCTCGTGCATCTCGTCGCGACGGCGGCGGATCACATCGCGATTGAACCCCATGAGGAACTTGACCTCATCCGGGCTGCGCCGCCAGTTCTCGGTGGAGAAGGCGTACGCCGACAGCCACTTCACACCGATCTCGATACAACCCTCGACGGTGTCCATGAGGACCGCCTCGCCGCGCTCGTGCCCCGCGGTGCGCGGCAGACCCTGCTCCTGCGCCCAGCGGCCGTTGCCGTCCATCACCAGGGCCACATGCCTGGGCACGAACTCCAGGGGAATCTCCGGCGGCGTGGCGCCGGAGGGATGCGGCGAGGGCGGACGCACCGTGCGCTGGGCTGCGGAAGGCTTGCGAGTACCGATCACGCCCCCCATCCTGCCCGACGCTCCCCACCGCTCGACCACGCCCACGGAATTCGCGCAGCATCTCCACAAATCAGCCCGGTTGGGGCCGACCGCACAGCCCGTGTCACTACCGAACAGTCGTCATCGGCGCTGTTCGGTAGTGAAGGACTCTGCGAGATCAGCGAGGGACTTCTGTGTGATCGCTCGGGTCAGGAGACCGGCCAGGTGTCGAGGTAGGCGCGGTAGGAGCCGAAGGGCAGGGAGGCGTCGTAGACGAGGTCTCCCGAGGGGCTGAATTCCGAGATGCGCGGGACCATGCCCCAGCTGACCAGGGTATTGCCGTTCGGGAGGGCTTGGGCATTACCCATGGCGAAGGTCGTCAGCTTCTCGGGATGCTGCTGATTGCGGACCAGGGTGGCCTGCT encodes the following:
- a CDS encoding DUF6875 domain-containing protein; translated protein: MSERVIGPRSGLQWVSLGDSGSSCPAARSTVAAFRSWAESFLTQPSEDLGRDGPVCPYVRPSMRRDLLWLAQVPAAEPQPLWLHAIIEDALEVYPELPTGNGNSTSVLRALITVFPNLTDLSLIDEMHVEFKTRFVERGAMLGQFYPGCDQPGLWNKDFRPLDAPMPMLVVRSMMTTDFPFLLDRPEWMNAYVRKFAPGLPAHVRAVMVGRLTARPDNWVPAYREQPQDAQSLS
- a CDS encoding glycine--tRNA ligase, which translates into the protein MAPKSKVDTVANLAKRRGLVYPSGEIYGGTKSAWDYGPLGVELKENIKRQWWRSMVTSREDVVGLDSSIILPRQVWVASGHVAVFNDPLVECLNCHKRHRQDHLQEAYAEKHKGIEDPDSVSMELIVCPDCGTVGKWTEPRDFNMMLKTYLGPVETEDGMHYLRPETAQGIFVNYKNVETTARKKPPFGIAQMGKSFRNEISPGNFIFRTREFEQMEMEFFVKPGEDEQWHQYWIDTRLAWYTDLGIDPENLRLYEHPKEKLSHYSTRTVDIEYRFRFQGSEWGELEGVANRTDFDLKTHSEHSGQDLSYFDQTTGERYTPYVIEPAAGLTRSLMAFLVDAYHVEQVPTAKGGLEDRTTLRLDRRLAPVKAAVLPLSRNADLSPKAKDLATQLRKNWNVEFDDAGAIGRRYRRQDEVGTPFCITVDFDTLEDHAVTVRERDSMAQERIALDQVEGYLAARLIGA
- a CDS encoding ArsR/SmtB family transcription factor; translated protein: MPPIVPSRTILDSAGELLRALAAPVRIAIVLQLRESPRCVHELVDTLGVTQPLISQHLRILKSAGVVRGERTGREVIYELVDEHLAHIVIDAVAHAEEG
- a CDS encoding Fur family transcriptional regulator, which encodes MGTTEKTVGVRSTRQRSAIAALLTDIDEFRSAQELHDELRRRGEGIGLTTVYRTLQSLAEAGLVDVLRTDSGESVYRQCSTGHHHHLVCRSCGSTVEVEGPTVEAWADSVAAEHGFTDISHTMEIFGTCRNCSSRNS
- a CDS encoding TetR/AcrR family transcriptional regulator, coding for MPRVSEEHLERRRLQILDAAQMCFARKGIHTTTMQDVFAESGLSAGAVYRYFKSKDDLIAALTSEATVDLRAALSEAVYSDPLPTPAELVRSITETIVRLSGASGPVRVIPQAWALALTDANIGDYVRTSISGIRRLWIDYAIRMRDIGWLPIDADTDAVGKAFLGLLPGFILQHLILGDTDPESFSRGVAQLLPAYGPISAVAEISPN
- a CDS encoding isoprenyl transferase gives rise to the protein MGGVIGTRKPSAAQRTVRPPSPHPSGATPPEIPLEFVPRHVALVMDGNGRWAQEQGLPRTAGHERGEAVLMDTVEGCIEIGVKWLSAYAFSTENWRRSPDEVKFLMGFNRDVIRRRRDEMHEMGVRVRWAGRRPRLWRSVIKELEVAEELTQDNTVMTLTMCVNYGGRAEIADAAREIARRVARGEIDPEKVNEATVARYLDEPDMPDVDLFLRPSGEFRTSNFLMWQSAYAEFVFQETLFPDFDRRNLWAACLEYAKRDRRFGGAK